A genomic region of uncultured Acidilobus sp. JCHS contains the following coding sequences:
- a CDS encoding Enoyl-CoA hydratase/carnithine racemase, whose protein sequence is MGGLYKGLAYRIQVNRPDKLNAINKAMWASIKGELENACASPAPVVLITGTDQVFSSGDDIDAMYRLGSPDESKEFFNKILEVIKAIIECPKPVVCEVKGLAAGGGAEMLLACDIVVASDDVWISFPEVALGLLPPLLITIGVKALGHRKVRYLALTGSRLSAHEAANLGLIDEVVPRLEIDNVVDDLIKTLASFPKESLTLIKKLSLSDLDYELAQTSIDELAKLVVKPEAKERMRLFKEGKYKPAAIRSRKSI, encoded by the coding sequence TTGGGCGGGTTATACAAGGGGCTCGCCTACAGGATTCAGGTAAACAGGCCTGACAAGCTTAACGCCATTAACAAGGCCATGTGGGCCTCTATCAAGGGCGAGCTTGAGAACGCCTGCGCTTCGCCCGCCCCTGTAGTTCTAATAACTGGGACCGACCAGGTGTTCAGCTCCGGTGACGACATAGATGCCATGTATAGGCTTGGGTCTCCTGACGAATCCAAGGAGTTCTTCAACAAGATACTTGAAGTTATTAAGGCCATAATAGAATGCCCAAAACCCGTCGTCTGCGAAGTGAAGGGCCTTGCAGCTGGCGGCGGGGCCGAGATGCTCCTAGCCTGCGACATAGTGGTAGCCTCTGATGACGTATGGATAAGCTTTCCAGAGGTCGCCCTTGGCCTGCTCCCCCCGCTGCTTATCACCATAGGCGTTAAGGCGCTCGGCCACAGGAAGGTGAGATATCTTGCGCTGACAGGGTCCCGCCTCTCAGCCCACGAGGCAGCTAACCTAGGGCTCATTGATGAGGTAGTCCCAAGGCTAGAGATAGATAACGTTGTGGATGATCTTATAAAGACCTTGGCCTCATTCCCTAAAGAGTCCTTGACCCTGATAAAGAAGCTCTCGCTCAGCGACCTTGACTACGAGTTAGCTCAGACCTCCATTGACGAGCTGGCAAAGCTGGTAGTAAAGCCTGAGGCCAAGGAAAGGATGAGACTTTTCAAGGAAGGTAAGTACAAGCCTGCAGCGATAAGAAGTCGTAAATCCATATAA
- a CDS encoding Metal-dependent hydrolases of the beta-lactamase superfamily III — MARLIELMTLGTGAALPSLERFTAAHLLRDWLGNVILLDAGEGVQHRLRQAGISPTKVEFIAITHGHGDHINGLPGLLQTMYLSGRTSKLTVIAPRYLEDYLKSVIEVEGSEKAFQVDLVPIAGDEGSYVISVKGRDRLELRWFRTCHSVESYGFVLEWVLGPRLARPVSSAEEAKRLMETGEDVVVPAPLRVAYTGDTSPCENVIASVRGVDVLIHEATFDSTMEAEAAKFGHSTSVGAARVAKEASVRKLILTHVSTRYEGYEAKALEEEARQVFPDTVLAWDLARFALKA, encoded by the coding sequence GTGGCCAGGCTCATTGAGCTGATGACGCTGGGGACGGGCGCTGCACTGCCAAGCCTTGAGAGGTTCACGGCAGCCCACCTGCTAAGGGACTGGCTAGGTAACGTGATCCTCCTTGACGCAGGGGAAGGGGTTCAGCACAGGTTGAGACAAGCCGGCATTTCCCCGACCAAGGTGGAATTCATAGCCATAACTCACGGTCATGGAGACCACATAAATGGCCTTCCTGGCCTGCTTCAGACCATGTACCTAAGCGGAAGAACGTCAAAGCTGACGGTAATCGCGCCTAGGTACCTTGAGGACTACTTGAAGAGTGTCATAGAGGTAGAGGGCTCCGAGAAAGCCTTTCAGGTGGACTTAGTGCCAATAGCTGGTGACGAGGGCAGCTACGTGATTTCAGTGAAAGGGAGGGACAGGCTTGAGTTAAGGTGGTTCAGGACCTGTCATTCGGTGGAGTCCTACGGCTTTGTCCTGGAGTGGGTCCTAGGGCCTCGCCTGGCAAGGCCTGTCTCCAGCGCAGAGGAGGCCAAGAGGCTCATGGAGACGGGGGAGGACGTCGTAGTCCCTGCGCCACTAAGGGTCGCATATACGGGGGACACGTCGCCGTGCGAGAACGTGATCGCGTCTGTGAGGGGGGTCGACGTGCTGATACACGAGGCCACCTTCGACTCAACTATGGAGGCGGAGGCAGCGAAGTTCGGCCACAGCACAAGCGTCGGCGCTGCCAGGGTGGCCAAGGAGGCCAGCGTTAGGAAGCTCATATTGACCCACGTTAGCACGAGGTACGAGGGCTATGAGGCCAAGGCACTAGAGGAGGAGGCCCGCCAGGTGTTCCCGGACACAGTTCTTGCCTGGGACCTAGCGCGGTTCGCCTTGAAGGCCTAG
- a CDS encoding Molybdopterin converting factor, large subunit produces the protein MRKVKVRLYSVLREEAGSNEIELEVPDNCRAADLLSLLEARLPRSLRALGIGVYLIADGRTLRPHDQIPDDAAVVHVLPPSSGGSERVIVRVLSEEPVDLADVVKLLQGDDSVGALALFIGVVRGLNRGERVEELRYEHSEELLEAKLREIGEEAIKEFKLSKVFIAHYVGTRRPGELTMVVGVSAEGRAEAFPALQWIVDKVKHEAPVWKEEVRESGRYFLVGDKEVKADELSPT, from the coding sequence GTGAGGAAGGTAAAGGTCAGGCTTTACTCTGTGCTGCGCGAGGAGGCAGGCTCAAATGAGATAGAGCTGGAGGTGCCCGACAACTGCAGGGCTGCCGACCTACTGTCCCTGCTCGAAGCCAGGTTGCCTAGGTCCCTGAGGGCCTTAGGCATAGGTGTGTACCTGATAGCCGACGGGAGGACCCTGAGGCCCCATGATCAGATACCGGACGACGCTGCCGTAGTCCACGTCCTGCCCCCCTCCTCTGGGGGCTCCGAGAGGGTCATTGTCAGGGTGCTGAGTGAAGAGCCAGTTGACCTAGCTGACGTAGTCAAGCTCCTGCAGGGCGATGACAGTGTGGGCGCCCTGGCCCTGTTCATAGGAGTAGTGAGGGGGCTTAACAGGGGCGAGAGGGTCGAGGAGCTCAGGTATGAGCACTCGGAGGAACTCCTTGAGGCCAAGCTCAGGGAGATAGGCGAGGAAGCCATTAAGGAGTTCAAGCTGTCGAAGGTCTTCATCGCCCACTACGTCGGGACCAGGAGGCCTGGGGAGCTAACAATGGTGGTCGGGGTCTCGGCAGAGGGAAGGGCTGAGGCTTTCCCCGCGCTGCAGTGGATCGTTGATAAGGTCAAGCACGAGGCACCCGTATGGAAGGAAGAGGTGAGGGAGAGCGGCAGGTACTTCTTAGTTGGCGACAAGGAAGTCAAGGCTGACGAGCTGTCGCCGACTTAA
- a CDS encoding Protein involved in ribosomal biogenesis, contains PUA domain, which yields MNPHALEVPGGAYLDVFDLPTALIRVIEDLRFVYAGGYYVGSLTKSKFVPGLPLAQRLSRLCGLGLRCILLDLYGAKRFLYGERVTNEHVVRFSEGLAVVVDSQGEAIGWGIGRRVRLKTRVEVRVEPVKDLGWYLRRGG from the coding sequence TTGAACCCTCATGCCCTTGAGGTCCCAGGCGGCGCATACCTTGATGTCTTTGACTTGCCAACGGCGTTGATCAGGGTTATTGAGGACCTTAGGTTCGTTTACGCTGGAGGATATTATGTAGGGTCCTTGACCAAGTCTAAGTTCGTTCCAGGACTTCCCCTGGCCCAGAGGCTGTCAAGGCTCTGCGGCCTTGGCCTGAGGTGCATACTACTTGACCTGTACGGGGCTAAGAGGTTCCTCTACGGAGAGCGTGTCACCAATGAGCACGTGGTAAGGTTCTCAGAGGGGCTGGCAGTAGTTGTGGACTCTCAGGGCGAGGCCATAGGGTGGGGGATAGGTAGGAGGGTCAGGCTTAAAACCAGGGTTGAAGTCCGGGTTGAACCTGTGAAGGACCTAGGCTGGTACCTGAGAAGGGGTGGTTAA
- a CDS encoding Ribosomal protein L14E/L6E/L27E → MPAIEVGRLCYKVRGHEAGRKCVIVDIIDENLVLVTGPKQLTGVKRRRVNIKHIAPLDRVISISKGASDEEVLKALQEAGLLDFMREKVKMEKALA, encoded by the coding sequence GTGCCGGCCATAGAGGTTGGGAGGCTCTGCTATAAGGTAAGGGGGCATGAGGCCGGGAGGAAGTGCGTCATAGTTGACATAATCGACGAAAACTTGGTCCTAGTGACTGGGCCTAAGCAGCTCACAGGCGTCAAGAGGAGGAGGGTCAACATAAAGCATATAGCGCCTCTTGACCGCGTCATCAGCATAAGTAAAGGCGCTAGCGACGAGGAGGTGCTTAAGGCCCTTCAGGAGGCGGGCCTCCTGGACTTCATGAGAGAGAAAGTTAAGATGGAGAAGGCCTTAGCTTAG
- a CDS encoding cytidyltransferase-related domain, with amino-acid sequence MSAKYRRLLFPGRFQPPHMGHVAAIKYALELAEELVIVIGSAQDSFSFKNPLTAGERLYLLNKVLANELGSDYCRRVYVVPVMDIEMNKVWVQYLRMLLGDFDGVVSGNPLVLRLFSDMGLAAIRQPMFNREECSGTKIRQLVLSGSDSWKSCIPPYLLPELKRFDFEERIRQLASEG; translated from the coding sequence GTGTCAGCTAAGTATAGGAGACTGCTATTCCCAGGCAGGTTTCAGCCGCCTCACATGGGACACGTCGCCGCCATTAAGTACGCCCTCGAGCTCGCGGAAGAGCTAGTCATAGTAATAGGGTCGGCGCAGGACAGCTTCTCCTTCAAGAACCCATTGACCGCTGGTGAGAGGTTGTACCTCCTTAATAAGGTGCTGGCCAATGAGCTGGGCTCCGACTACTGCCGCAGGGTCTACGTGGTCCCTGTCATGGATATAGAAATGAATAAGGTCTGGGTCCAGTACCTCAGGATGCTTCTTGGCGACTTCGACGGCGTGGTGTCAGGGAACCCCTTAGTCCTAAGGCTGTTCTCTGATATGGGCCTTGCTGCCATAAGGCAGCCGATGTTTAACAGGGAGGAGTGCAGCGGCACCAAGATAAGGCAGCTCGTGCTCAGCGGCTCCGACTCGTGGAAGAGCTGCATCCCCCCTTACCTGCTGCCTGAGCTGAAGAGGTTTGACTTTGAGGAGAGGATCAGACAGCTGGCCTCCGAGGGCTGA
- a CDS encoding putative DNA modification methylase, which translates to MTLVFAHLRGDHPILPEEELKGCLEAEEVVYSKVLGLEQVVVIEVNDPEAFRRAVERSSYTKEGGLVLTVAEYGDEGALAEGLRALRSIGLEEVQVRVERIKGSLTPREAVDLEASLIKGSLRAGLKVNQLSTNLVKAYVSEGAVLLGLVEARRALGDVRARSPPNRPFWRSGELDVMLSRALVNMSRLRKGGLFLDPFCGTGTLAFEASLLGASKVFCFDIDPAMLKGASANASYLGLTMGVVQENSIALPLTGESFYSIATDPPYGRSTKTSERYDELMSSFLEEALRVLRPGGYLAYAGPLETRPYKLARGRGFSIVARIDQFVHSALSRQIVVAKKVI; encoded by the coding sequence TTGACGCTAGTGTTCGCCCACCTAAGGGGAGATCACCCAATACTGCCTGAGGAGGAGCTGAAGGGCTGCCTGGAAGCCGAGGAGGTCGTGTATTCCAAGGTCCTAGGCCTTGAACAGGTGGTAGTTATCGAGGTGAACGATCCAGAGGCCTTTAGGAGAGCCGTTGAAAGGTCGTCTTATACTAAAGAGGGCGGCCTAGTGCTTACCGTGGCAGAGTACGGTGACGAAGGCGCTCTCGCCGAAGGCCTGAGGGCCCTCAGGTCCATCGGGCTTGAGGAGGTTCAGGTCAGGGTCGAGAGGATAAAGGGGTCCCTGACCCCACGGGAGGCCGTAGACCTTGAGGCTTCATTGATAAAGGGCTCCCTGAGGGCTGGGCTTAAGGTCAACCAGTTGTCAACAAACCTGGTCAAGGCTTACGTGAGCGAGGGAGCGGTGCTCCTGGGCCTAGTGGAGGCCAGGAGGGCCTTAGGCGACGTAAGGGCTAGGTCGCCGCCTAACAGGCCGTTCTGGAGGTCTGGCGAGCTTGACGTTATGCTCTCCAGGGCCCTTGTCAACATGTCAAGGCTTAGGAAAGGGGGTCTCTTTCTTGACCCCTTCTGCGGCACGGGCACGCTAGCGTTTGAGGCGAGCCTGCTAGGGGCCTCAAAGGTCTTCTGTTTTGACATAGATCCCGCTATGTTAAAGGGCGCTTCAGCCAACGCCTCCTACCTAGGCCTGACCATGGGGGTCGTCCAGGAGAACTCAATAGCGCTTCCGCTGACGGGCGAGAGCTTCTACTCAATAGCGACAGACCCGCCCTACGGGCGCTCCACTAAGACGAGTGAAAGGTATGATGAGCTCATGTCCAGCTTTCTGGAGGAGGCCCTAAGGGTCCTAAGGCCAGGGGGCTACTTGGCCTATGCTGGCCCCCTGGAGACAAGGCCGTACAAGCTTGCCAGGGGAAGGGGCTTCAGCATAGTAGCCCGCATAGACCAGTTCGTCCATTCTGCGCTGAGCAGGCAAATAGTGGTAGCTAAAAAGGTCATATAA
- a CDS encoding Pseudouridine synthase: protein MSSELTRRGLSFLNSVNEFCDNKVKLKEKYMEDTSDSYGTIPTERPLSKYIANGVINLDKPPGPTSHEVVAWVKRMLGVKKAGHGGTLEPGA from the coding sequence TTGAGCTCTGAGCTGACCAGGAGGGGCCTTTCGTTTCTGAACTCCGTCAACGAGTTCTGCGATAACAAGGTTAAGTTAAAGGAGAAGTACATGGAGGACACAAGTGATTCCTACGGCACTATACCAACTGAAAGGCCCCTAAGCAAATACATAGCAAATGGTGTCATAAACCTTGACAAGCCCCCTGGCCCCACGAGCCATGAAGTGGTCGCGTGGGTCAAGAGGATGCTGGGCGTCAAAAAGGCCGGCCATGGGGGCACCCTAGAGCCTGGCGCCTGA
- a CDS encoding Pseudouridine synthase yields the protein MQLHGDVSADELKAVASEFIGPIYQRPPVRSNVRRALRIRNVNSIDVLEVRDRLVLMKVESDPGTYMRKLCWDMGLVLGVGAHMRELRRVRSGPFTEEKGLVTLHQLSEAIYRLHEEGKDDLLRKVILPGEVSACELPKLVLRDTAVESVVNGAYLAVPGVAMFSEDLKRGSTVAMFTLKGELVGLGEALMDAAEVEKSERGIVAKPTRIVMPHGVYPRAWKGSAAKGPGGS from the coding sequence ATGCAGCTGCATGGTGACGTGAGCGCTGACGAGCTGAAGGCTGTCGCCTCGGAGTTCATAGGCCCCATCTACCAGAGGCCGCCTGTGAGGAGCAACGTGAGGAGGGCGCTGAGGATTAGAAACGTCAATTCAATAGACGTCCTTGAGGTCAGGGACAGGCTTGTCCTCATGAAGGTGGAGTCAGACCCCGGCACCTACATGAGGAAGCTCTGCTGGGACATGGGCCTGGTCCTCGGCGTCGGCGCCCACATGAGGGAGCTCAGGAGGGTTAGAAGCGGCCCCTTCACTGAGGAGAAAGGTCTCGTCACCCTTCACCAGCTCTCTGAGGCCATATACAGGCTGCACGAGGAGGGTAAGGACGACCTCCTAAGGAAGGTAATACTGCCTGGCGAGGTCTCCGCGTGTGAGCTGCCGAAGCTTGTGCTTAGGGACACGGCAGTTGAAAGCGTCGTCAACGGCGCTTACCTTGCCGTGCCTGGCGTGGCCATGTTCTCAGAGGACTTAAAGAGAGGCTCAACGGTCGCTATGTTCACCCTCAAAGGCGAGCTGGTAGGGCTCGGCGAGGCGCTTATGGACGCAGCCGAGGTGGAGAAGTCTGAGAGAGGGATCGTCGCAAAGCCCACAAGGATTGTCATGCCTCACGGCGTATATCCCAGGGCCTGGAAGGGCTCAGCGGCTAAGGGTCCAGGAGGTTCTTAG
- a CDS encoding Lhr-like helicase, with amino-acid sequence MQVSGARAILEGKNVLITAPTGEGKTEAALLPLLSQLAYTGSAQPVAIIYVTPMRALINDLYRRISYWSRPLGFRVAKKHGDVPSHERFARLRNPPHILLITPESLEIDLDWAPRFREYYRNVKAVIVDELHELLSSKRGAQLLLLLERIKELAGDFQRIGLSATLGDPARALEVLSGSSRRPKAVVEGRGFRRFEFSIEYVPDEDDPWPAVVKGAVASVSGPTLIFVNSRYVAEKIGHELQAVGLKEVYVHHSSVSADVREAIEQKLRAGADVAVVCTKTLELGIDIGDIRGVVQIRSPGSSSTLLQRAGRSNHSLGGVSRGTIIAVGPVDFAEAVAEANMASLGQVDDHMLETTPIDVIAKEVIGYTLAKGSTTPDEMYKVFRGAKAFNTSYEGFLGLIDYMKRNGVLEESGGRLRVGRAFYKIWRLRDKEGGGWAVRDFADFFSTIPKRDFFTVRSGDLTVGYMDSYFVYRNIRPGDIIRLAGMTWQVIRIDEVNERLEVAPASGAAEIPLWRGEGVERSRAVALEFYKVIFGDENCKVSCSHDGLSELARIRQWYVNRGLKVDNDTALLEVVDDEQVLLAPLGSRVSETLALVVSYLLMKNRGLDVRYRSSFYGFSVTTGDVDLLDLLVSIEPSDLKRLVSEALEFAPSFYEEISQARYDVGKLGDLDKEADELFIRWVKEYIISAKLDISGAAEFLSRLRAGRIRVTRVEDPPSPLAKDLLSMPSARPWVQDLSKSIAKALRDWAFTAIELAEELNLPLKTVISKLKDMRRPEYNSRRVVAFLDVESREWRWTLATTLELLSSLEEFRESFSPTGLGNEFRLSIRRAHDSEARERLVRPRDVVERWDEISHLIGADEIFELRVASALGEGPTVVYHHVDGSLARLLILNAIAFIQRNPRLGGRVSP; translated from the coding sequence ATGCAGGTCAGCGGAGCCAGGGCCATACTCGAGGGCAAGAACGTCCTTATAACGGCCCCCACAGGCGAGGGCAAGACAGAGGCTGCGCTCCTGCCGCTCCTCAGCCAGCTCGCCTATACAGGGTCGGCTCAGCCCGTCGCCATAATTTACGTGACGCCCATGAGGGCGCTGATAAATGACCTGTACAGGAGGATAAGCTACTGGAGCAGACCCCTAGGCTTCAGGGTCGCCAAGAAGCACGGCGATGTGCCGTCCCATGAGAGGTTCGCAAGGCTGCGTAACCCCCCTCATATATTGCTGATAACTCCCGAAAGCCTTGAGATAGACCTTGACTGGGCGCCGCGATTTAGAGAGTACTACAGGAACGTAAAGGCGGTCATCGTTGACGAGCTTCACGAGCTGCTTTCTTCGAAGAGGGGAGCGCAGCTGCTGCTTCTCCTTGAGAGGATAAAGGAGCTTGCCGGCGACTTTCAGAGGATAGGTCTCTCCGCAACTTTGGGGGACCCGGCAAGGGCGCTGGAGGTGCTGTCCGGCAGCAGCAGGAGGCCGAAGGCCGTTGTTGAAGGGCGCGGCTTCAGGCGATTCGAGTTCTCCATAGAATATGTCCCCGACGAAGACGACCCATGGCCTGCGGTCGTTAAGGGCGCAGTCGCTAGCGTCTCAGGCCCGACGCTTATCTTCGTCAATAGCAGGTACGTGGCTGAGAAGATAGGGCACGAGCTTCAGGCGGTCGGCCTAAAGGAAGTCTATGTGCATCACTCAAGCGTCTCAGCAGACGTCAGGGAGGCTATCGAGCAGAAGCTTCGCGCAGGGGCTGACGTAGCCGTAGTGTGCACTAAGACCCTGGAGCTGGGCATAGACATAGGTGACATCAGAGGGGTTGTCCAGATAAGGTCACCAGGCTCTTCGTCAACCCTTCTTCAGAGGGCTGGCAGAAGCAACCACTCGCTCGGAGGCGTGTCGAGAGGCACAATAATAGCGGTGGGGCCTGTCGACTTCGCTGAGGCGGTAGCCGAGGCCAACATGGCCAGCCTCGGCCAAGTCGATGATCACATGCTCGAGACGACTCCCATCGATGTGATAGCAAAGGAGGTCATTGGCTACACGCTTGCGAAGGGGTCAACAACGCCAGACGAGATGTACAAGGTTTTCAGGGGCGCAAAGGCGTTCAACACATCGTATGAGGGCTTCCTAGGGCTAATTGATTACATGAAGAGGAACGGCGTCCTGGAGGAGTCAGGGGGCCGTCTCAGGGTTGGGAGGGCTTTCTATAAGATATGGAGGCTAAGGGATAAGGAGGGAGGGGGCTGGGCGGTCAGGGACTTTGCGGACTTCTTCTCCACCATACCGAAGAGGGACTTCTTCACAGTCAGGTCTGGAGACCTAACGGTAGGCTACATGGACTCCTACTTCGTTTACAGGAACATACGTCCTGGCGATATAATTAGGCTGGCAGGCATGACGTGGCAGGTCATAAGGATCGATGAGGTTAATGAAAGGCTTGAGGTCGCTCCGGCCTCTGGAGCAGCTGAGATACCGCTTTGGCGCGGCGAAGGCGTTGAGAGGTCAAGAGCCGTAGCGCTGGAATTTTACAAGGTGATATTTGGTGATGAAAACTGCAAGGTGAGCTGCAGCCACGACGGCCTATCGGAACTTGCACGGATAAGACAATGGTACGTGAACAGAGGCCTAAAGGTCGACAACGATACAGCGCTTCTAGAGGTCGTTGATGATGAGCAGGTACTGCTCGCGCCGCTCGGCTCAAGGGTGTCGGAGACTTTGGCCTTAGTGGTCTCTTATCTTCTTATGAAGAACAGGGGGCTGGACGTCAGGTACAGGTCGTCGTTCTATGGTTTTAGTGTGACAACTGGTGACGTTGATCTGCTGGACCTCCTCGTATCTATAGAGCCCAGCGATCTAAAGCGGCTGGTCAGCGAGGCCCTGGAGTTCGCGCCCTCCTTCTATGAGGAGATATCGCAGGCTAGGTACGATGTCGGTAAGCTGGGAGACCTTGACAAGGAGGCTGACGAGCTTTTCATAAGGTGGGTAAAGGAGTATATAATTAGCGCGAAGCTTGACATCAGCGGCGCGGCGGAATTTCTATCGCGCCTGAGGGCAGGCAGGATTAGGGTAACACGGGTAGAGGATCCGCCGTCACCATTGGCAAAGGACCTGCTGTCGATGCCGTCTGCTAGGCCCTGGGTTCAGGACCTATCCAAGAGCATAGCGAAGGCCCTAAGGGACTGGGCCTTCACCGCGATCGAACTGGCTGAGGAGTTAAACCTGCCCCTGAAGACCGTCATCTCAAAGCTAAAGGACATGAGGAGGCCTGAGTACAACTCGAGAAGGGTCGTGGCCTTCCTTGATGTGGAGTCCCGTGAGTGGAGGTGGACCCTCGCCACAACGCTAGAGCTACTGTCATCCCTTGAGGAGTTCAGGGAGAGCTTCAGCCCGACAGGGCTTGGCAACGAGTTCAGGCTCTCCATAAGGCGCGCCCATGACAGTGAGGCAAGGGAGAGGCTAGTAAGGCCAAGAGACGTAGTAGAGAGATGGGACGAGATCTCTCACCTAATAGGGGCTGACGAAATCTTTGAGCTCCGCGTCGCCTCTGCGCTAGGCGAAGGGCCCACTGTTGTCTATCACCACGTCGATGGCAGTCTGGCAAGGCTGTTGATCCTAAACGCTATAGCGTTTATTCAGAGAAACCCCAGGCTGGGAGGTAGGGTTTCACCCTGA
- a CDS encoding NOL1/NOP2/sun family putative RNA methylase: MTDPDDVIFAERVTKEAERLAERYGYLPYIVERYLELLGNEAEDLLESNELPMPDVLRCNDYKISCSELASRLGEMGFAIAKVPFLPHGYEIAESPISPGATHEYLKGYYYLQDPGSMLVGYLLGARPGELVLDMAAAPGGKASQVLQLTRDSATLLAVEPKRERVKALRSNLQRLGFSNFVIIKGDAMNVSVPASPDRVLLDAPSSGEGIIRKDPSRKRKTTLRDLREIHKRQVNLLRRALSLVRPGGVVLYAACSTAVEEGEYVVHKSLTGLDDVKAEPIVEFPFRRAFEEYRGLRFDDRVSACGRLFPHVHGTEGFFVCRLRRLG; encoded by the coding sequence TTGACCGACCCTGACGACGTGATCTTTGCGGAGAGGGTCACGAAGGAGGCTGAGAGGCTGGCCGAGAGGTACGGTTACCTGCCCTATATCGTTGAAAGATACCTTGAGCTTCTGGGTAACGAGGCTGAGGACCTGCTTGAGTCCAATGAGCTCCCTATGCCGGACGTTCTCAGGTGCAACGACTATAAGATCTCATGTAGTGAGCTCGCGTCAAGGCTAGGCGAAATGGGCTTCGCGATCGCAAAGGTGCCCTTCCTGCCTCATGGCTACGAGATAGCGGAGTCCCCCATAAGTCCTGGGGCTACCCATGAGTACCTCAAGGGCTACTACTACCTGCAGGACCCTGGTTCCATGCTGGTGGGCTATCTCCTTGGGGCCAGACCAGGCGAGCTGGTGCTTGATATGGCGGCGGCCCCTGGAGGTAAGGCGAGCCAGGTCCTTCAGCTGACCAGGGACTCGGCGACGCTTCTGGCCGTGGAGCCTAAGAGGGAGAGGGTCAAGGCCCTTCGCTCTAACCTACAGAGGCTGGGCTTCAGCAACTTCGTAATAATCAAGGGTGACGCCATGAACGTCAGCGTGCCTGCAAGTCCTGACAGGGTTCTGCTCGACGCTCCCTCAAGCGGCGAGGGCATAATACGAAAGGACCCTTCCAGGAAGAGAAAGACTACTCTCAGGGACCTGAGGGAGATACACAAAAGGCAGGTGAACCTGCTGAGGAGAGCGCTTAGCCTGGTGAGGCCCGGTGGGGTTGTCCTATACGCGGCCTGCTCAACAGCAGTCGAGGAGGGCGAGTACGTTGTCCATAAGTCGCTCACAGGACTAGACGACGTTAAGGCGGAGCCTATAGTGGAGTTCCCCTTTAGGAGGGCCTTTGAGGAGTATAGAGGGCTACGATTCGACGACAGGGTCTCGGCATGCGGGAGGCTGTTCCCTCACGTTCACGGCACGGAGGGCTTCTTCGTATGCAGGTTAAGGCGCCTAGGCTGA
- a CDS encoding Dephospho-CoA kinase — MIIAVTGMPGSGKSTVSRALSQELSAPLFVMGDLVRDEVVRRGLPLTAENIEQVATELRSRHGRGAVGILLLGRLKGIKADYIVVDGLRSPEEVEALRSLAPTCVIAVHAAPLIRLRRYLSRSREGEKGLDTFWLRERKNLEYGIGDVIATADFVIVNEGGIGELMTSVKRVVEVIRSGEWKGRCGGSAEAH; from the coding sequence TTGATAATAGCGGTCACCGGCATGCCTGGCAGCGGTAAGAGCACGGTCTCGAGGGCCCTTTCCCAGGAGCTCTCGGCGCCGCTCTTTGTCATGGGTGACCTTGTAAGGGATGAGGTGGTTCGCAGAGGGCTACCCCTCACCGCCGAGAACATAGAGCAGGTGGCGACAGAGCTCAGGTCCAGGCACGGGCGCGGGGCCGTTGGCATCCTTCTGTTGGGGAGGCTGAAGGGCATTAAGGCTGACTATATCGTAGTTGACGGCCTGAGGAGCCCGGAGGAGGTTGAGGCTCTTAGGTCCCTGGCGCCGACCTGTGTAATAGCTGTTCACGCAGCCCCCCTGATAAGGCTCAGGAGGTACCTCTCGCGCTCAAGGGAGGGCGAGAAGGGCCTTGACACGTTCTGGCTCAGGGAGCGGAAGAACCTCGAGTACGGCATCGGCGACGTTATAGCCACGGCTGACTTTGTTATAGTTAATGAGGGAGGTATAGGGGAGTTAATGACATCCGTGAAGAGAGTTGTTGAGGTGATCAGGAGTGGGGAGTGGAAGGGTCGTTGTGGAGGCTCAGCTGAGGCCCACTGA